AGATCAAGAACGGTGATATCATCCTGAAATTCAACAATCAGGACGTGAAGGAATTGCACAATCTGCCGCGCATGGTGGCGGAAACCGCGATCGGGACGGAGGTGCCGCTCGTGCTCTGGCGTGATGGCAAGGAGGTCACGGTCTCGGCGCGGATCGCGGAAATGCCGGAAGATGATAGCAAACCGGCGGCGCTCGCCACGCCGGCGACGCCGCCGGCCGCGGCGCCGGTCGCGATCTCGGGGCTCGGGCTCAAGGTGGCGCCGATCACGCCCGAGATGCGGGAGAAATTCCAGCTCAACGCCGATCAGAAGGGCGTCGTCATCACCGATGTCGGCGCCGACAGCGCGGCGGCCGAACGCGGCCTCCGGCCCGGTGATGTCATCATGCAAGTGCAGCAGGAGGACGTGAACGGCCCCGCCGATATCGAGACCCGGGTGGAGCGGGCACGCAAGCAGAACCGCAAGATGGTGCTGCTGCTGATCCAGGGGCAGGATGGCTTGCGCTGGGTGCCGCTGCCGCTCGCGGCGTCGGCGAAGAGCGGCAAGCAACCCGGGTGAGGCAATCGGCCGCGGGCGCCGGCGTGATCGGCCGGCGCCCGGGCGTGTTCAGGCGTTTTCTTCGCGCGGCTCGCGGATATCCCGCCATTCCTCGGTGAAGGGCTTTTTGAGGAAGGTCGCCCAGAAAAAATTGAGCGAGTAGCGGAGCCCGATGGTCACCACCCCTTCGCCCTTGAGACGCCGGCCGGAGGAATAAGCGGGCAGCGCGAAGGTGAATTTCACCCGCCCGAAGCGGCTCAAACGGCGCGCGAGATCGGTATCCTCGCCATAAAAGCGAAAACGGTCATTGGCGGCGCCGAGCCGTGCCATCGCCGCGCGCCGGACGACGAAATTGCCGCCCTGCAGCATCGCGCCGACCCTGAGCACGTAGTGATTGACGAGATAGGCGGCATAGGCGAGGCGGTAATAGAACCCGACCACGCGCTGCACCCCGGGCGAGAGGTCGCGATAAAGATAAGGGCCGCTGAGGGCGACGAGCCGAGAGTCTTTGGCGAATTCGGCGCGCACACGCGCAAGCCAACCGGCGGGAAGGTGGGTATCGGCATCGATATTGGCGATCAGCGCGCCGGAACTCCTGACGAACCCGGCAAAACGCGCCTGCACCAGGCCCTTGCGCGGCTCCTCCACCACCACGACGCCAGGGATCTTGCGGGCGATGGCGCCGGTTTGATCGGTGCTGGCATTGTCGACGACGATGATTTCCGCCTCTTCCCCGAGGATCAGCCCCTCGCGCGCGATTTCGCCTTGGATCACGGCGAGGGTTTCGGCGAGCAGAGCTTCTTCGTTATAGGCGGGCACGACGAAGCTGATCAGCATGGGACGCTCTCCTTGATACGCGGGGTGGGAACGCGGAGGGGGTGAGGGCGCGCGCCGGGGATTGGCGCCGCGGCGTGCGCAAGCGGCGGCTCGAGCGGCACCAGATTGGCGAGGAATTGCCGCGCCGCGGCGGCCCAGGAAAACGCTTCCGCGAAGCGCCGGCAAGCGCTGCGGTCAAGCGAAAGGGCGGCATGTGCCGCCGCGCCGAGATCACGATCGAGCACCCCGACCGGCGGCGCGGTTCCGCCCCGCGCGGCGTCGCCGAGCACCGCGCGGGGGGCGGCGGCGGGAAGTGCCGCGACCGGCAGCCCCGAGGCCAAGGCTTCGAGGAGCACCAGGCCGAACGTGTCGGTCTCGCTTGGGAAAACGAAGACATCGCTGCTCGCGTAGGCTTGGGCGAGTGCTTCGCCCTGCAGCGCCCCGAGGAAATGCGCCGCGGGATAGGCGCGCTGCAACGCGGCCCGCGCCGGGCCGTCGCCGATCACGAGTTTGCTTCCCGGCAGATCGAGACCGAGGAAGGCGGGAAGGTTTTTCTCGACCGCAAGCCGCCCGACCGAGAGGAAAATCGGCCGCGGATAGGGCAAAGGCGCGGCGTTGCCGGGGTGAAACAGCGCGAGATCGACGCCGCGCGACCACAAAACCGTGTTGTCAAAGCCGCGCGCCGCGAGTTCCGCCGCGAGCCCGCTCGTTGCGACCATCACGCTGACGCCGCGCCCGTGAAAGCGCCGCAGCCAGCGATAGGTGAGGGCGCGCGGCAGCCGCAGGCGCGCGGCGAGATAATCGGGGAAATGCGTGTGATAGGCGGTGGTGAAGGCCCAGCCGGCGCGGCGGGCAAGGGCGGAGGCGGCAAGGCCGAGCGGCCCTTCGGTCGCGATATGGAGCGAATCGGGGGCGAATGCGGCAAGCAGCCCGGCAAGACGCCGGCGCGGCCAGAGGGCGAGCCGGATTTCCGGGTAGAACGGACAAGGCATGGTCCGAAACCGGTCGGGTCCGATCACCAACACCTGATGGCCGGCAGCGCGCAGCTCGGCCGCAACCATGGCGATAGTGCGGACGACGCCGTTGATTTGCGGATGCCAGGCATCGCTGACGATGGCGATCCGTCGCGGCGCCAGAGCGATCTCAGGCGGTGGCGGCATTCAGCGCCGCATCTCGCCGGGCGAGGAAGGAAAGTCCGTTGATCGCCGCCCAATCGAGCAGTTCCAAGCGCCCGTCGCGATGCTCGACGAGGGCGGTGCAGCTTTCCACCCAGTCCCCGGCGTTGAGATAGAGCTTGCCGCCGACCTCGCGCATTTCGGCGTGGTGGATATGGCCGCAGACCACGCCATCGAAGCCGCGCCGCGCGGCATCGGCGGCAAGCGCCACCTCGAAACGGTCGATCGCCTTCACCGCCTCTTTGACCCGGCGCTTGAGATAGGCCGAGAGCGACCAATAGGGATAGCCGAACCGGGCGCGGGCGAGGTTGAAATAGCGGTTGAGCCAGAGCGCGAAGCTGTAAGCGCCATCGCCGAGCAACGCGAGAAAGCGAGCATAGCACACCACCGAATCGAAGTGATCGCCGTGCAAAACCAGCAGACGGCGGCCATCGGCGGTGGTATGCGCGGCCTCGTCGGCGAGCGCGATCCCGACGACCTCAAGCCCGAGCGGCAGGAAGCGCCGCAGCGCCTCGTCGTGATTGCCGGCGATATAGGTGACTTTGGCGCCCGAACGGGCGTGGCGAAGGATTTCCGTCAAGACCGCGTCATGATGCCGGTCCCAGTGCCAGCCGCGCCGCAGCCGCCAGCCATCGATGATGTCTCCCACCAGATAGAAATGCTCGGCGGAGACGCGGCGGAGAAAATCGGCGAGGAAATCGGCGCGGCACTCCTTGGTGCCGAGATGGGTGTCGGAGAGGAAGACGCTGCGATAAGTGGGAAGCGCCATGATGTTTGTCATGGCGCTCTCGTTACGCCATGCCGCAGAGTCTCTGCCAATGAAACTATGATGACTTCAAAGAAACTATGATGACAGAGATCGGAATTTTACCACGCCGTGACACATGTATGACGTGGCGGATCAGAGACCGAGGCGATCGAAGCGGATGATCTCGACCACGCCGCCGGCCGCCAGCGCCGGCGCGAAAGGCGGGCGGAGGATGAGCGCGTCGGCCCGCGCGAGCACCGCCTGCATCGCCGAATCCTGAACCGCGAACGCCTCGGCGACCAGATTTCCGGCCTCGTCCTCGAGGAGGCGGGCGCGGAGAAAGTCGAAACGGCGGTCATTGGCGGCAAGCGGCGTCGCGGTCGTCGCCGTTGCGGTTGCGAGCGGCGCGCCCGCAAGGCCGGCCAGCCGCAGCACCGCCGGGCGCACGAAGAGCAGGCCGCAGACGAACGCCGCGACCGGGTTGCCGGGCAGGCCGAGCACCGGCATCTCACCGAGGCGCCCGAACATCAGCGGCTTGCCCGGCCGCATCGCGATCTTCCAGAAATCGACCGCGAGACCCCGCCGCGCGAGACCCGCTTGCACCAGATCATGCGCGCCGACGCTGGCGCCGCCGGTCGTAAGCAACAGATCGAAGCCGCGGGCGGCATCCGCCGCCTGGGCGATGGCGTCGGGATCGTCCGCCGCGATCGGCAAAACGCTGGCAACAGCACCGAGCGATGTGAGCATCGCCGCCAGCGCATGGGCGTTCGAGCTGACGATCCCGCCTTGGGGGATCGGCTCGCCGGGGAGCGCGATTTCATCCCCGGTCGCGAGCACCGCGACACGCGGGCGGCGATGAACCCGGAGCCAGGGATGATTGGCGGCCGCGGCAAGGCCGATATCGCGCGGCGAAAGCCGCCGCCCGGCGGCGATGATCGGCTCATCGCGCGCGAAATCCTCGCCCATGCGGCGAATATGCCGGCCCGGCAGGACGCTCTCGCGCACCCGCACGGTCTCGCCCATGGCCTCCGCATCTTCTTGCAGCAGCACGGCATCGGCGCCTTCGGGGAGGATGCTGCCGGTGAAAATCCGTACCGTTTCGCCGGCGCCGATGCGCCCGGCGAATGGATGACCGGCCGGGGCACTGCCGATCACGCGAAGGGTAGCGCCGTCGCGCGCGTCCGCGGCGCGGACGGCGTAGCCGTCCATCGCCGAGACATCGGCCGGCGGTTGGGTCCGGCGCGCGATCACTGCGGCCGCGCTGATCCGCCCGCACGCCTCGGCGAGAGCCACCGTCTCGGCGCCGACCGGGGCGAAGGCGGCAAGGATGCGGGCGCGGGCGTCTTCGATGCTGATCATCGCTGCCTCAGCTTTGCGCGAAATCACCAGACTTGCCGCCGGATTTGGCGACGAGGCGCACCGCCTCGATACGCATGCCACGATCGACCGCCTTGCACATGTCATAGACCGTGAGCGCCGCCACACTGGCCGCCGTCAGCGCTTCCATCTCGACCCCGGTGCGCCCGGTGGTGCGCACGGTTGCGGTGATCTCGACCGCATCCGGCGGCACGGCGATCAGATCGACCGTCACCGAATCGAGCGGCAGCGGGTGGCAGAGCGGAATGAGATCGGCGGTACGCTTGGCGGCCATGATGCCGGCGAGCCGCGCAACCCCGAGCACGTCGCCTTTTTTGGCGCCGCCGGCTTCGATCAGGGCGAGGGTTGCGGCGGCCATCACCACCCGGGCGCGGGCGGTCGCACGGCGCGCGGTGATCGGCTTGGCCGAGACATCGACCATCACCGCCTGGCCGCTATCATCGAAATGGCTGAATTCGGCGGTCATGCCGGCGCGCCGAGCAGCGCCCGGGTCGCGGCGGTGACGTCCGCCTCGCGCATCAGGTGTTCGCCGACGAGAAAACAATGAACGCCCGCGTCGCGACAGAGGCCGAGGAGGTCGGCATGGCTCTTGATGCCGCTTTCGGCGATCGGGAAGCGATCCGGCGGAATGCGCGGGGCGAGCGCGCGCGAGGTGTCGAGGGTGGTTGCGAGCGTCTTGAGATTGCGGTTGTTGATGCCGATCAGATTGGTCGCGAGCCCAAGGGCGCGATCGAGTTCGGCCTCATCATGAACCTCGGCGAGGACGTCCATGTCGAGCGAGCGGGCGAGGGCTTCGAGGTCGCGCGCCTCCTGATCGGTGAGCGCCGCCATGATGAGGAGGATGCAATCCGCCCCCATCGCCCGGCTTTCATACACCTGCCAGGGCTCGAGGATGAAATCCTTGCGCAGAACCGGGAGATCGACCGCGGCGCGGGCGGCGATGAGATCGTCCGGCGATCCCTGGAAATAGGGGGCGTCGGTGAGCACCGAGAGGCAGGTCGCCCCCCCCGCGGCATAGGCGCGGGCGAGATCGGCAGGCGAGAAATCGGCGCGGATCAGCCCGCCCGAGGGCGAGGCCCGCTTGATCTCGGCGACCAGGCCGAAGCCGCCGATGGCGATTTTCCCCTTGAGGGCGTGACCGAAGCCGCGCGGCGGCCCAGCCGCGGCAATGCGCGATTTCAGCGCCTCGATCGGGGTTGCCTCACGCCGGCGGGCGGTTTCGGCGCGGGTTTGGGCGCAGATCAGCGCCAGAATGTCGGTGCCATCAAGGGCGGGATCAGCGGTCATGATATCTCCTCGCTCGGCATCCGTCGCAAACCGTCATGCACGGGTCAAGCGCTCTCGTGGCTCGCGCGCCGCAGCCGCAGGAGTGCGGCGGCGGCCCGCCCGTCATCGATCGCCGCGGCGGCGGCGGCGGCCCCGGCCGAGAGCGTGGTTTCCCGCCCGGCGACGATCAGTGCCGCGGCGGCGTTGAACAGCACGGTGTCGCGATAGGCGCCGCCCGCCCCCGCCAGCAACGCCTCCAAGGCGGCGGCGTTGGCGGCGGCATCGCCCCCTCGGATGGCCGCGACCGGGGCCGGGGTGAGACCGGCATCGGCGGCGGTGAGGGTGAAGTCGCGTAATCCGCCGTTTTCGAACGCGGTGACGCGGTTTTCCCCGGCCAGCGTCAATTCGTCGAGCCCGGCGCCATGCGCCACCCAAACCCGTTCGGCGCCGAGCCCGCCGAGGGCTTCCGCCATCGGCCGCGTCCAGATCGGGTCATAGACACCGATCAATTGCCGCCGCACCGAGGCGGGATTGGCCATCGGGCCGAGCAGATTGAAAATGGTGCGGATGCCGAGTTCGACGCGCGGCCCGGCGGCGTGGCGGAGGGCCGCGTGATGGTTCGGCGCGAACAGGAACATGCAGCCGGCCTCGCGCAGAATCGCCGGCAGGCGGCTCGGCGCGACATCGACATTGACCCCGAGCGCCGCGAGCACGTCGGCGCCGCCGCTTTTGGAACTGAGCGCGCGGTTGCCGTGTTTGGCGACCGGAACCCCGATCCCCGCCAGCACCAGCGCCACCGCCGTCGAGACATTGAGCGTGCCGGCGCCATCGCCGCCGGTGCCGCAGACATCGATCGCCTCCTCCGGGGCGGGGACGCGCAGCATCCGCGCCCGCATCGCGCGCGCCGCCCCGCGCAATTCCGCCACCGTCTCGCCGCGCACCCGCATCGCCATGACGAGGCCGGCGATCTGCGCCGGGGTCGCCTCGCCGGCCATGATGATGCCGAACGCGGCCTCCGCTTCGGCTTCCGACAGGGTCTCGCCGCGCGCCAGCCGGGCGAGCACCGGCTTCAGATCGCCGCTCATTCAGGCCTCGGGCATTCAGGCGGGGACATTCAGGCGGCGCGGGCCGGCGCGCCACGGCTGCGGGCGATCGCGAGGAAATTGCCGAGGATCTCGTGTCCGCCTTGGCTTGCGATGCTCTCGGGATGGAACTGCACCCCGAAAACCGGCCGCTCGCGGTGGCGGATTCCCATCAGCACGCCGTCTTCGCTCTGGGCGGTCGCGACCAAGGCGCGCGGCAGGGTTTGTTGCGCGACCATCAGACTGTGATAGCGGGTCGCGGCGAAGGGGTTGGGGAGGCCGGCGAACACGCCGCGCCCGTCATGGGAAATCTGGCTGACTTTGCCATGCATCGGCACCGGCGCGCGCACAACCGTTGCGCCAAATGCCTGCCCGATCGCCTGATGGCCGAGGCAGACGCCGAGAATGGGCAGATCGGCCGGCGCGGCACGGATCAGCTCGACGCAGATCCCGGCCTCATTCGGGGTGCAGGGGCCGGGCGAGATCACCACCGCCTCCGGCGCCAGCGCCAGCGCCGCGGCGACGCTCAAGGTGTCGTTGCGGCGCACATCGCACACCGCCCCGAGATCGCCGAGGAAATGAACGAGGTTGAAGGTGAAGCTGTCGTAATTGTCGATCAGTAGGATCATGGGAGTAGGATCATGGGAGCAGGATCATGACAGGGTTATTTCCGTCTCCTTACTCCCGATCGGCGCCGTTGTCGAAGCCTCTTTCGGCAAGACCACGGCGGCGGAAGATCGTCATCACCCGGAACCGGTGATTGGTCGATTTCACGATGCCGACCACCGCTTCGATGTCCCACTCGGCCTTGCGATACATCGGCAGCACCTGGTCGAGCCACACCACCCGCGCGCCGGACGCGGCGCCAGCGGCGAGCGAGCGCAGGACGACGTTGCGCTTGACCATCGTCGTCCGATAGCGCTCGGCATCCTCGATGCTGTAGGGCGGGTCGGCGAGGATCAAATCATAGTCCGCGAGCGGCACCCGCGAAAGATCATGCGCGTCGGCAACGAAGGTCGGTGACAGCGACGGATTGCAATCGACCGTATCGCCCGGCATCGCGCCAAGATCGACCGCGCCGGAAAACACGTGCAACACCTTGCGGCGATCGGGAAACAGGGCGGCGACGCGCCGCAGATAGCCGGCCGGATAGCCGCCATAATAGCCCGATCGCACGCGATAATCATTGCCCATGATCCAGGTGCCGACGACGCGCCCGTCCTCAGCGATGAAGAGACTGCGCGGAAACTTGGTGAGCCGCACATAGCTCTCGATACGCGCCGGCCAATCCATGCGGGCGAGCGTCCGTCAGCCGAGCGTCGCGTTGAAGGCGCCGCCGTCGATGAGAAGATTTTGGCCGACGATGAACCCCACATGCGCACTGCACAGGAACGCGCAGGCGGCGCCGAATTCGGCGGGATCGCCGACCCGCCCGGTGGGATTGGCCTTGGCCCGCAGCGCGATTTCCTCATCGACGCTGCGCTGCGCGCTCTCGGCAGCGGTGCGCATGTTCTCGCGCAGCCGGTCGGTGAGGAAGGGGCCGGGGAGGAGATTGTTGATGATGACGTTGTCGCGCGCGACTTCCCGTGCGACGCCGGCGATGAAGCCGGTGAGCCCGGCGCGGGCGCCGTTGCTGAGGCCGAGGCTTGCAATGGGTGATTTCACCGAAGCCGAGGTGATGTTGACGATGCGCCCGAAGCGCCGCGCCCGCATCCCCGCGATCACCGCTTGGATCAGCGCAATCGGCGTCAGCATGTTTGCCTCGAGCGCCGCGTGCCACTGCGCCGGCGTCAGCGTATCGAAACGCCCTGCCGGTGGGCCGCCGGCATTGTTGATCAGGATATCGGGCGCCGGTGCCGCCGCGAGCACGGCGGCGCGGCCGGACTCTGTCGTGATGTCGGCGGCGATCGCCTGGACGGCAACGCCGGTCGCAGCCCGGATCTCATCAGCGGTGGCGGCGAGGGCCTCTTTCCCGCGGGCGTTGATGACCAGCGCGACACCCTCGCGCGCCAACGCCAAAGCCACGGCGCGCCCGAGACCTTTGCTTGCTGCACAGACGATGGCGGTCTTGCCGCGCAATCCGAGATCCATTGAAAATTCCTCCGCTTTTCAGGTTTCGACGAGGAGATCGCTGAGCGCCGCGCGCACCGCATCCGGCATCGCAACCGGCCGCATGGTCGCGCGCGCGACATAGACATGGACGAAATGCCCCTCTGCCGCAGCACTTTCGTCGCCGTCGCGAAAAATACCGAGTTCATAGCGCACCGCGCTGGTGCCGAGATGGGCGACGCGGATGCCGACGCTGATTTTTTCCGGAAAACTGATGGACGCATGATAGCGGCAGGAATTTTCCGCAACGATGCCAACGATCGGGCTCTCGCTGAGCGAAAGCAGGCCGCGCCGGACGAGAAACCCATTCACCGCGCTATCGAACCAAGCGTAATAGACGACGTTGTTGACATGACCGTAAATGTCATTGTCGTGCCAGCGCGTGGTGATTTCCTCGAAATGGCGATACTCGGCGCGACGTCCGGGCGGTGTGCGAGGCAAGCGGCGGGACATGCTATACCGCAACCGGCCCGACATGTTCCATCAAACGTGGCATCAGCTCGACGAGATTGCAGGGCCGATGCCGCGCATCGAGCTGCCAGCGCAGGATCTCGTCCCAACCATCCTTGACCGCGCCGGGACTGCCGGGCAGGGCAAAGAGATAGGTACCGCCAGCAACACCGCCGATCGCGCGCGATTGCATGGTCGAGGTGCCGATCTTCTGATAGCTCAGCGTGCGAAACAATTCGCCGAAACCTTCGATGCGTTTCTCGAGCACCCGCTCGAACGCTTCCGGCGTCACATCGCGCCCGGTCAGACCCGTGCCGCCGGTGGTGATGACGACATCGATGGCCGGGTCTGCGATCCAGGCCGCGAGTTTCGCCGCGATCAGTGTGGCATCGTCGCGCACCAGATCGCGCGCGGCGAGATGGTGCCCGGCCTCGGTGATGCGCGCGGCGAGCGTGTCGCCGGAGGTGTCGTTGGCCAGCGTGCGGCTGTCAGAGACGGTGAGGACAGCGATGTTGACGGCAAGGAAGGCACGGGTTTCATCAATACGCGCCATCGTTTTTCTCCACGATCAGAATGGGCCCAACCGCACCGGAAAGTCGCCGCCCGGCCACTGGCCGGCGGCGATCTCGGGCCCGACGCCGTTCAGTGGAGCAAAAGCGGGGGCGTCTCCGACGCGCCTGCCGGCAGGGTATCGAAACTCCGCACGCGAGGAAAGCGGCCTTCGGCGAGGGCCGCAAGACCCGGCGGCGAAACCGCGAGCCGCGCGGCATAAAGCCAGGCATAGGCGAGCGTGCGATGCAAATAGGTGCGCGTCTCACGGCTCGGCACCGCCTCGATGAAGAGCAGGGGATCATCGCCGTCATGCACCGTTCCGGCCCACGCCAAGACATTGCCCGGCCCGGCGTTATAGGCGCACAGCAGGCGCAGGAGATCG
This portion of the Acidibrevibacterium fodinaquatile genome encodes:
- a CDS encoding glycosyltransferase family 2 protein, which translates into the protein MLISFVVPAYNEEALLAETLAVIQGEIAREGLILGEEAEIIVVDNASTDQTGAIARKIPGVVVVEEPRKGLVQARFAGFVRSSGALIANIDADTHLPAGWLARVRAEFAKDSRLVALSGPYLYRDLSPGVQRVVGFYYRLAYAAYLVNHYVLRVGAMLQGGNFVVRRAAMARLGAANDRFRFYGEDTDLARRLSRFGRVKFTFALPAYSSGRRLKGEGVVTIGLRYSLNFFWATFLKKPFTEEWRDIREPREENA
- a CDS encoding glycosyltransferase family 4 protein, which gives rise to MPPPPEIALAPRRIAIVSDAWHPQINGVVRTIAMVAAELRAAGHQVLVIGPDRFRTMPCPFYPEIRLALWPRRRLAGLLAAFAPDSLHIATEGPLGLAASALARRAGWAFTTAYHTHFPDYLAARLRLPRALTYRWLRRFHGRGVSVMVATSGLAAELAARGFDNTVLWSRGVDLALFHPGNAAPLPYPRPIFLSVGRLAVEKNLPAFLGLDLPGSKLVIGDGPARAALQRAYPAAHFLGALQGEALAQAYASSDVFVFPSETDTFGLVLLEALASGLPVAALPAAAPRAVLGDAARGGTAPPVGVLDRDLGAAAHAALSLDRSACRRFAEAFSWAAAARQFLANLVPLEPPLAHAAAPIPGARPHPLRVPTPRIKESVPC
- the moaB gene encoding molybdenum cofactor biosynthesis protein B; translated protein: MARIDETRAFLAVNIAVLTVSDSRTLANDTSGDTLAARITEAGHHLAARDLVRDDATLIAAKLAAWIADPAIDVVITTGGTGLTGRDVTPEAFERVLEKRIEGFGELFRTLSYQKIGTSTMQSRAIGGVAGGTYLFALPGSPGAVKDGWDEILRWQLDARHRPCNLVELMPRLMEHVGPVAV
- a CDS encoding acyl-CoA thioesterase; protein product: MPRTPPGRRAEYRHFEEITTRWHDNDIYGHVNNVVYYAWFDSAVNGFLVRRGLLSLSESPIVGIVAENSCRYHASISFPEKISVGIRVAHLGTSAVRYELGIFRDGDESAAAEGHFVHVYVARATMRPVAMPDAVRAALSDLLVET
- a CDS encoding SDR family oxidoreductase, whose product is MDLGLRGKTAIVCAASKGLGRAVALALAREGVALVINARGKEALAATADEIRAATGVAVQAIAADITTESGRAAVLAAAPAPDILINNAGGPPAGRFDTLTPAQWHAALEANMLTPIALIQAVIAGMRARRFGRIVNITSASVKSPIASLGLSNGARAGLTGFIAGVAREVARDNVIINNLLPGPFLTDRLRENMRTAAESAQRSVDEEIALRAKANPTGRVGDPAEFGAACAFLCSAHVGFIVGQNLLIDGGAFNATLG
- a CDS encoding molybdopterin molybdotransferase MoeA produces the protein MISIEDARARILAAFAPVGAETVALAEACGRISAAAVIARRTQPPADVSAMDGYAVRAADARDGATLRVIGSAPAGHPFAGRIGAGETVRIFTGSILPEGADAVLLQEDAEAMGETVRVRESVLPGRHIRRMGEDFARDEPIIAAGRRLSPRDIGLAAAANHPWLRVHRRPRVAVLATGDEIALPGEPIPQGGIVSSNAHALAAMLTSLGAVASVLPIAADDPDAIAQAADAARGFDLLLTTGGASVGAHDLVQAGLARRGLAVDFWKIAMRPGKPLMFGRLGEMPVLGLPGNPVAAFVCGLLFVRPAVLRLAGLAGAPLATATATTATPLAANDRRFDFLRARLLEDEAGNLVAEAFAVQDSAMQAVLARADALILRPPFAPALAAGGVVEIIRFDRLGL
- the trpC gene encoding indole-3-glycerol phosphate synthase TrpC, yielding MTADPALDGTDILALICAQTRAETARRREATPIEALKSRIAAAGPPRGFGHALKGKIAIGGFGLVAEIKRASPSGGLIRADFSPADLARAYAAGGATCLSVLTDAPYFQGSPDDLIAARAAVDLPVLRKDFILEPWQVYESRAMGADCILLIMAALTDQEARDLEALARSLDMDVLAEVHDEAELDRALGLATNLIGINNRNLKTLATTLDTSRALAPRIPPDRFPIAESGIKSHADLLGLCRDAGVHCFLVGEHLMREADVTAATRALLGAPA
- the moaC gene encoding cyclic pyranopterin monophosphate synthase MoaC; translated protein: MTAEFSHFDDSGQAVMVDVSAKPITARRATARARVVMAAATLALIEAGGAKKGDVLGVARLAGIMAAKRTADLIPLCHPLPLDSVTVDLIAVPPDAVEITATVRTTGRTGVEMEALTAASVAALTVYDMCKAVDRGMRIEAVRLVAKSGGKSGDFAQS
- the trpD gene encoding anthranilate phosphoribosyltransferase codes for the protein MSGDLKPVLARLARGETLSEAEAEAAFGIIMAGEATPAQIAGLVMAMRVRGETVAELRGAARAMRARMLRVPAPEEAIDVCGTGGDGAGTLNVSTAVALVLAGIGVPVAKHGNRALSSKSGGADVLAALGVNVDVAPSRLPAILREAGCMFLFAPNHHAALRHAAGPRVELGIRTIFNLLGPMANPASVRRQLIGVYDPIWTRPMAEALGGLGAERVWVAHGAGLDELTLAGENRVTAFENGGLRDFTLTAADAGLTPAPVAAIRGGDAAANAAALEALLAGAGGAYRDTVLFNAAAALIVAGRETTLSAGAAAAAAAIDDGRAAAALLRLRRASHESA
- a CDS encoding anthranilate synthase component II; this encodes MILLIDNYDSFTFNLVHFLGDLGAVCDVRRNDTLSVAAALALAPEAVVISPGPCTPNEAGICVELIRAAPADLPILGVCLGHQAIGQAFGATVVRAPVPMHGKVSQISHDGRGVFAGLPNPFAATRYHSLMVAQQTLPRALVATAQSEDGVLMGIRHRERPVFGVQFHPESIASQGGHEILGNFLAIARSRGAPARAA
- a CDS encoding UDP-2,3-diacylglucosamine diphosphatase, whose amino-acid sequence is MTNIMALPTYRSVFLSDTHLGTKECRADFLADFLRRVSAEHFYLVGDIIDGWRLRRGWHWDRHHDAVLTEILRHARSGAKVTYIAGNHDEALRRFLPLGLEVVGIALADEAAHTTADGRRLLVLHGDHFDSVVCYARFLALLGDGAYSFALWLNRYFNLARARFGYPYWSLSAYLKRRVKEAVKAIDRFEVALAADAARRGFDGVVCGHIHHAEMREVGGKLYLNAGDWVESCTALVEHRDGRLELLDWAAINGLSFLARRDAALNAATA